The genomic region CGCTTTTTGTTTATCAATGAAACTATACGTAACGAGGATGAGGAAAAAATTATCGAAGCATCAAAATATATCGCCACAGACAAAAGCTATGTTGAGGAATTTGCGCCATTTTATCCGCTTAAAAACGCGCGGGCAGTGGGATTTTTTGGCGATGAGCGCAGTTATTATCTTGGTAGGGATATGGTGAGCGTTACTCATCATATGGGACTTGATTTGGCGAGCGTGAGGAATGCGCCCATTTCTGCAAGTAATGATGGTGTGGTTACACTAAGGCGACATTTAGGATTGCACGGAAATACGATAATAGTGTATCACGGATTTGGGCTTTCATCATTGTATGCACACCTTTCAGATTCTCTAGTGAAGGTTGGTGATACGATTATGCCACAAACTCTGCTAGGCTATACAGGGGAGAGTGGTTGGGCATTTGGTGATCATTTGCATTTAGAAATCTTGGTGCAGGGCTACCCTGTGAGCTTGAATGAATGGATGAGTGCAAAATGGGTGGAGGAAAACATCAATAGCGTTTTTAGGCAATCGCACGAAAAGGTGATAAAGCAGGGTTTGTATTTAATGCGCGATTATTAAGCAAGAGAATCTAAAATCACAAACTTTTTAAGAACTTCTGCAATTGTGTGGAATCTAACCACTGATTGTTTGTGTTGCTCGCGTATTCAAACTCTTCGCTCACAAGATTCCCGCGTAAATTATCGCGCGTGAGTGAGTAATCAATTGGTGTTTGAAAATTGATTGTTGGCATAAGTGTATAAAAGCTTTCAAATTCCACACACAGCCTAGAATCATCTTTTGGAATCATCACTTCGTGTAGCTTTTCTCCCGGGCGGATTCCGATGGTTTTGAGCTTTGCGTTTGGCGCGATAGCACGGGCTAAGTCTTTGATATACATACTTGGGATTTTTGGCACAAAGATTTCTCCGCCGTGCATTCTTTCTAGTGAATCTAGCACAAACTCCACGCCAGAATCTAATGTGATAAAAAATCTGCTCATTTTTTCATCAGTGATTGGAAGCTCATCTGCGCCAGATTCTATAAGCTTTTTAAAAAACGGAATGACAGAGCCTCGCGAGCCTAGCACATTCCCATAGCGCACCACGCTAAATTTACAATCCTGCGCACCTTTGATGTTGTTTGCCGCGATAAACTGCTTATCAGAACAAAGCTTTGTTGCGCCATAGAGATTGATTGGATTTGCGGCTTTGTCTGTGCTTAGGGCGATGATAAAGCGCACATTGTTTTTTAGTGCGGCGTTGATGACATTGCTTGCACCATCGATATTTGTTTTGATACACTCCATCGGGTTGTATTCCGCGATTGGCACATGTTTTAGTGCGGCAGCGTGGATACAAATATCAATGCCATTGAGCGCGACTTCTAGCCTTTTACCATCGCGCACATCTCCGATAAAAAAGCGCATACGCTTATCAGCAAAGGTCTGTGCCATTTCGTATTGTTTAAGCTCATCGCGACTATAAACGACTATTTTTTTGGGATTGTGCTTTTGCAAAATCGTTTGGATAAATTTTTTGCCAAAGCTCCCTGTCCCGCCGGTGATAAGGATATTTTTATTATCGATTATATGCATAGAATCTCCCTTACTTTATGTAGCCTAAATCAACAAGTTTATTGACAATGCTTACTAAAATCGGTCCGCCATTGCCCCCGCCACCGCCGTGTTCTAGCAAAATGGTTATAGCATATTTTGGTTTTTGATAGGGTACAAAGGCAGTAATCCACGCGTGAGAGCGCGAGAAATAATCCATTTCAGATTCTTTTAAACGCACTTTGATGTCTTGAGGGATTCCTGTCACTTGCGCAGTGCCTGTTTTACACGCAATACTAGCCTTAGCACCTCGCGTGCGCCAGTATGCCGTGCCACCATCTGGGGAATTGCACACTTGATACATACCTTTTCTTAGCACCCAAAGTTTTTGTGATTCGTGCTCGCTTAGCACTTCTTTCACTTCATATTCTTTTTCTTCGTCATTAAATGCCTTTGCAAAATGTGGCGTTACAAGTTTGCCTGTGGCGATAAGTGCGGTGTAGCGCGCCACTTGTATGGGTGTAGCGAGAAAATATCCCTGCCCAATGGAAGTGTTAATCAAATCACCACCAACCCAATTTTCACCCTTTACCTTAAGTTTCCATTCAGGTGTAGGCACGACACCACGAGATTCACTAGGAAGGTCAATCCCGCTTTTTTCTCCAAAGCCCATTTGGTGCAACATACTTGCGATATTATTAATCCCAGCCTTTAAAGAGAGTTTGTAAAAATACACATCAACAGAAGCGCGTATGGCTTTGAGCAAATCCGCGCTATTGTGCCCGCATTTCCAATCTCTATATTTACGCCCGCCAAGCTCGATAAAGCAAGGCGTCTCAATAATCGTATTTTCTGTAATATCTGTGTATTCCAAAAAGCTTAGTCCCATAGCCATTTTGATAACCGAGCCCGGAGGATACTGCCCGGAGGTAAATTTATTCACAAGTGGGAGGTGGGGATTTTCAAGCAATTCTTTCCACGCAGGGATACTAATGCCATCGACAAAATCATTCAGATTGTATTCCGGATAACTTCCAGCCGCGAGAATCTCGCCATTTTCCACATCCATTACTACCACAGCACCTTCTTTGTTTTCAAATTCAGAATCTAGCAATTCCTGCAAGTGTAAGTCAATGCTAAGGTTGAGATTATTTTGCTTTAGTGGCGCACCCTCTTCTAAAAGGCAGATTTCTTTGCGCAAGGAGTCTATTTGGCTTACTCGATAGCTTGCTTCACCTTGCAAAAACTCATTATATTGCGCTTCTATGCCGACTTTTCCGATGTTTTTTGTATGGAGAGAAAGGGGATTTTTCTCTATATCTTTTTGGTTTGCTTTTGAAATATAACCAATGATATGTGAGGCGGAAGAAAAGTTTGGATAAAAGCGCTTTTGTGCAGGTGCTATGCTAATGTAAGGGCTTTGCTTGAGATAGGTGTAAGTATGTGCAATTTGCATATAAGTGAGAAAATCCACAATCATAATTTGTGAGTGATTGTAAGAGGTGTTGGCGTGCTTGTAGGTTTTAAGCAATTTTTGAGAATCTAGAAACGGAAAATAGTTTGTGATAAGCTCAATTTGAGATTCTAAAACAGAATCTTTTAAACGCGGGGCAAGGGAGAGGGAAAATCCTAGCTCATTTGTGGCAAGTAACTTGTTGTTTCTGTCTAAAATTTCTCCGCGAATGGGCGTGAGTGTATCGATTTTGGTGGCGTTTTTTTGCGCGTATTTTTCATAATAGTCGTGGTTTATAATTGTCACAGTATAAAGGCGCACGATAACAATGAGCCACACAAGCGCAAAAAGCGCAATCATTATCCTAAATCGAATATTCATAAAAACTCACTAAAACCGTTTCAACCACGAAATAATATACAAGAATAAGTAAATTGATATCAAAATAAGGATTCCCAAAAGATTTAAATGTGATAAATACAAGATACAGTCCAAAATATACAAGCGCGATTTGCAGAATTATCAAAAAGCGTTTTGCGTTGAAAGCGCGTATATATAAAAACACCGCATGGCGCAATACCAAAAACAATATGAGCAAGATTCCAAGTGGCATATCATTGAAAATTTCCACCACAAAAAGCATACTTAGGATAATACAAAAACGCCAGAAATCGTCCTCTTTATCATAATGCACCAAAAGCAAGAAAAAAACCCCAAGTAATGGCGGTAAAAAGCCCAGCAATCCAGCCAAACTCTCATACACAAATAGAGTAATAAAAAGCGCGATATTTTTTAAACTTTGACTATAAGAGCCACCTCGTCGCATATTGGAAAATGTTTGCATTTGATACAATCCGCCCATATTTTATGATTTGGTAATGCTTTGTCTATTATAACAAAACCAAGCTTTTGAAATAATTTTTCTTTGTAGGTTAGCACTAATATTTCGTTTAAACCAAGTTCTTTCGCTTCTTTTTTGACAGATTCTATAAGTGTGCTTGCGATGCCTTTGCCTCGGTGCTTCTCATCTACGATTAAAGAACGCAACTCCCCCAAAGTGCTAGAATATACATATAGCGCACAGAATCCGATGATTTTGCCTTTTTTGTTTTGCTCGCTTGGATTCTCACGCGCGATATGATAAGAGCGGATAGCATTTGCCATCTCATCAATGCTACGCTCTAAAATCACCCCGCGTTCCACCTCCACGCTCACAAGCGCGCGCATTTCCTCAATATCGCTAAGCGTTGGCTTTTGGATACTATACATCGTTTTCCTCTTGTTGTTGGTTTGAAGGCGGCATTTTGCCTAAAACTTTTTGAAAAATCATAAACCGCAACATAGAAACACTAGAAATTTTATGCTGGATTTTTTTGGGTGGATTAATGCTAGAGAGTATCGCACCTTGCGATTTAAGCGTATTTAGCGCGCTTTTGTTTAGCTTATCGGCTTTTGTAAAAATGTTCAAAATCTCTTGGTCACCCCTTTTTATACCTTGCAAAAATTCTAGCACCGCGTCATCTTTGGCTAAATCCACGTGCCTGCTATCGCGTAAAAAGACAAAAAGCTTAATACTATTGCGCCTTTGCAAAAATTCTACCAAATCTCTCTGCCATTTTTCCTGCAAGCTTTTACTTACTTTTGCATAGCCAAATCCGGGTAAATCGATGAATACAAGTTCTTGTGTGGCTTGCGTATTTGTGGGGGATTCTCGTATTTCCCAACGTGTGGAAAAAAAGTTGATGAATTGCGTTTTGCCCGGTGTGCTTGAGCTTTTGGCAAGATTTGCGCCTAAAAGGAGATTAAGAAAGCTAGATTTTCCAACATTACTGCGTCCTAAAAAGGCGATTTCAGAATGCAAGGGGCTTGGGGCTTGTGTGATATTTTGCGCACTTAGCAAAAAATGGGGATTTATGGATAAAACTTGCATTAGGAGAGGAACTTTTGCGCTTGAGATTTTGCTATTGTGTCGCATTCTTCATTAAGCGGGATTCCCGAATGTCCTTTAATCCAATGTGCGCTTACAAAATGCCCTTTGCTTACCTGCAAATACTCGCGCCACAAATCGGGATTTTTAACCTTTACAAAGTCTTTTGCCACCCAATTTTTTAACCAAGTGTTAATCCCCTCGCACACATATTTTGAGTCGCTATAAAGTTCTATTTTGCAAGGTTCTTTGAGTGCTTTTAAGGATTGTATAACGGCTAAAAGTTCCATTCTGTTGTTTGTCGTGTGCGCAACGCCACCGCTTAGCACTTTTTTTGTGCCTTTGTATTCTAAGATTCCACACCAGCCACCAGCACCCGGATTCCCAAGTGCGGAGCCATCACAATAGAGAGTGACTGATTTCATCTTTTTGCTCGATAACCTTGCAGATAAGCTCAAAGCAAAGCAAGGTGTTGCATTTAGGACAGCGATTGCTTTCAAAAGGGAAAATACTTTTGCATTCGCTGCAACGATACTCAAAGTTTAAATCCGCTCTAAAGGCTGAAAATTCCCTTAATACTCTAATGCTTTCTAATTCAAATTTTTCGCACGGCAGACTAGATTCAATATATCCTTTTGCGCGATAAATTTCTAAGATTTTTGGATTGTTCAGTAAGCTTAGCGGGACTTCTTGTTTGGTGCATTTCCAAAAAATATCAAGTAGCTTCTCGATATTTTGCGTGTTTGAAGCCTCCTTTTGATTTAAAACCTCTTCCCAAAACAATGGAAGGTTTATTTCTTTATAGAATCCTAGTATGAGCTTTTGAAGTTGTGGGTGGTTGGAATAGATGTTTTTTAGCTTTGCAATCTTTGCTTCATAGCCTAGTGTAGTGTCATAGAAGGTATTGAGTGCTTGCAAGTAGGCGTAATTTTTTGCAATTTCTTGCAGATATTTTTCATCGCGGATTTGACTTTGATTGCAAATCTCTTCAATGCAGCCAAGCGTCTCAAGCGCGTCTTTGTAAAGCCCAAGATTCTCATAAGTTTTTAGTAAATAGCTTAAAACTTCCTTGTTGCGTGGGTAGTTTTTGATGATTTCTAAAAAGATATTTTTTGCCCTTTGTAAGAATCCTGCTTGAAAATATGCAATTCCTAACGCATAGAGAATCCGTGCCTTTTCTTTGGAATCTTCTAAATTATCAACAATACTTCCATAAATTTTAATCGCTTCTTGTATATTGCCACTTTGGATATAGGCTTGCGCGATAAATTCAAGCGTTGGGATAGGATTCATACTTAGCTTTAAAAACTCTTCCACCCCATCTTTGACGCCCAAATAATCATAAGATTTTTTGAGATTCTCAATCGCACCAAGGCGCTTTTTTTCACGAATTTTGCTACGCAAAAAATCCAAAATCCCCACACTAGCGATAATCACAAAAAGTATGACAACGCCAAAAAGCGGGTCTTTATACCACAGCATTTTTTAGCCTATTCTCGTATATATACGATTTTTGCACTTGCGCGCATTTTGTCAAAATGCTCTTTGATGATGTCTTGCTCTTTTTGCGCGAGTAATTTAGAGTTTATAAACGCTTTTGCCTGCTCAAAACTTAAAAGCGTATTGCCATTTTTTTGCAAAATAAGAAAGCTTATGAGGAGGTCACCAGAATTAAGCACAGGCGTAAATTCACCCTTTGGCGTGGTAACAAAAACTTGCTTGATTTGCGGGCTTAGCGCATCTAGTGCGATTTCTTCTTGTGTTTTTTCCACGCCATCGATGGATTTATTTGGTGCTGCTTGTGCTTTTTGCAAAAGTGTATCACTCCTTGCGCTATAACGCATCACACTTACGCTTGTTGGGATTTCAAATTCTTTTTTGTGCTTTGTGTAGTAGGCAAAAAGCTCATTTTCATCAGTGATACTTACATTTGATGAGAGAATCTTCTGCATGAGCTCGCGCGTTTGGATTTGTTTTTTGATTTCTGCGCGATAGTTTTGGTAGCTTAAGCCTTGTTTTGCGATTTGTGAAATAAGCTCGCTTTTACTCATGCCGCTACTTTGGGCGATTCTTGTGATTTCATCATCGATTTTAAATTCATCAACGCTAATTTTAAAGCGTTGGATTTCATCATCTTTCAAACGCTCATTAATAAGCATATCAATAGCTTGTTCTTTGGTGATTTTAAACTCTTTTTGCGCGGATTTGATTTCATTGAGCGTGATGGCGTGGCTATTTACGCGTATTGCCACACCCGCGATAATTTCAGCATAGCAAATCGCCCCGCACAGAAAAAAAAACAAAAAAGCTGTTTTCATTTTTTCTAAACCCTTTAAAAATAGAAAATATGGTTCGGGATTCTAGCTAATCTTTGATTAAGTAATGGCAAAATTTGCAATCTTTGCTAAAAAATAGCGCGCAAATGTGTGTTTTTAGGATCTAGACTGCTAAAGATTCTGCCACAAGCGCACACCAAGCCCCGCGCGGTTTGAGTGGATATTGTATTCATAGATATTATCGCCATAGCCGTTTGTGTATTGCGCATAAAGTCCAATGTTATGTGTGAGGCGATAGGTGTAGCCGAGTACAAAGCGTGGTTTATAAAAGCTGTAATCCGCCACAATGGGCGTGAGATAGGCTTCAAAAAGATGATTGCCATAATTTGCATAGAGCAAAATATCTGCATAGCCACGATAGCGCGCAAGGTCGGGATTATCGTGTAAAAAGCCTTCCTGATGTAAGCCTGTCCAAATCCACGCATTTATCACCGCACCGACTTTTGCACGCTCGCTAAAATCGTGCTGCAACCTTATACTGCTTAAAAGTTGGTTTTGGGTGCGTGAGCGCAAGGCGCGTTCGCCATTTGAAGTGTGCTTGAAACTGATTCGGATATGACGCAGGGTTTTAGAAGCATCTTCATACGCCCAATAGAGTTCTGGTGAGTAGTCAGTGTCCCTAAATGGGCGAGAATCCGCTTTATTGTAAAGCTGGAAAAATGAAGTTTGCGTGTAGGCAAAAAAGATAAAATATTTTTTATCAATGTTCATGATAGGGATTCTAAAGCTAAATTGATACTTTACTTCATTTGCAATGTTGTTGTCATAGGGCTTGCTTAAGCTGTGATAATAAGGTAGTGCATAGATTGGATTTTGCAAATACAAGCGTCCTAAGAAGCTCTCTGGAATATCATTGCCAAACTCG from Helicobacter himalayensis harbors:
- a CDS encoding N-acetyltransferase, encoding MYSIQKPTLSDIEEMRALVSVEVERGVILERSIDEMANAIRSYHIARENPSEQNKKGKIIGFCALYVYSSTLGELRSLIVDEKHRGKGIASTLIESVKKEAKELGLNEILVLTYKEKLFQKLGFVIIDKALPNHKIWADCIKCKHFPICDEVALIVKV
- a CDS encoding phospholipase A, encoding MEYFYSLRGRMRVGFFLLLLCFSLLQAQTKDKSTDSENLLESPPLIEQIEFGNDIPESFLGRLYLQNPIYALPYYHSLSKPYDNNIANEVKYQFSFRIPIMNIDKKYFIFFAYTQTSFFQLYNKADSRPFRDTDYSPELYWAYEDASKTLRHIRISFKHTSNGERALRSRTQNQLLSSIRLQHDFSERAKVGAVINAWIWTGLHQEGFLHDNPDLARYRGYADILLYANYGNHLFEAYLTPIVADYSFYKPRFVLGYTYRLTHNIGLYAQYTNGYGDNIYEYNIHSNRAGLGVRLWQNL
- the mrdA gene encoding penicillin-binding protein 2, with the protein product MNIRFRIMIALFALVWLIVIVRLYTVTIINHDYYEKYAQKNATKIDTLTPIRGEILDRNNKLLATNELGFSLSLAPRLKDSVLESQIELITNYFPFLDSQKLLKTYKHANTSYNHSQIMIVDFLTYMQIAHTYTYLKQSPYISIAPAQKRFYPNFSSASHIIGYISKANQKDIEKNPLSLHTKNIGKVGIEAQYNEFLQGEASYRVSQIDSLRKEICLLEEGAPLKQNNLNLSIDLHLQELLDSEFENKEGAVVVMDVENGEILAAGSYPEYNLNDFVDGISIPAWKELLENPHLPLVNKFTSGQYPPGSVIKMAMGLSFLEYTDITENTIIETPCFIELGGRKYRDWKCGHNSADLLKAIRASVDVYFYKLSLKAGINNIASMLHQMGFGEKSGIDLPSESRGVVPTPEWKLKVKGENWVGGDLINTSIGQGYFLATPIQVARYTALIATGKLVTPHFAKAFNDEEKEYEVKEVLSEHESQKLWVLRKGMYQVCNSPDGGTAYWRTRGAKASIACKTGTAQVTGIPQDIKVRLKESEMDYFSRSHAWITAFVPYQKPKYAITILLEHGGGGGNGGPILVSIVNKLVDLGYIK
- a CDS encoding tetratricopeptide repeat protein; the protein is MLWYKDPLFGVVILFVIIASVGILDFLRSKIREKKRLGAIENLKKSYDYLGVKDGVEEFLKLSMNPIPTLEFIAQAYIQSGNIQEAIKIYGSIVDNLEDSKEKARILYALGIAYFQAGFLQRAKNIFLEIIKNYPRNKEVLSYLLKTYENLGLYKDALETLGCIEEICNQSQIRDEKYLQEIAKNYAYLQALNTFYDTTLGYEAKIAKLKNIYSNHPQLQKLILGFYKEINLPLFWEEVLNQKEASNTQNIEKLLDIFWKCTKQEVPLSLLNNPKILEIYRAKGYIESSLPCEKFELESIRVLREFSAFRADLNFEYRCSECKSIFPFESNRCPKCNTLLCFELICKVIEQKDEISHSLL
- the rnhA gene encoding ribonuclease HI; its protein translation is MKSVTLYCDGSALGNPGAGGWCGILEYKGTKKVLSGGVAHTTNNRMELLAVIQSLKALKEPCKIELYSDSKYVCEGINTWLKNWVAKDFVKVKNPDLWREYLQVSKGHFVSAHWIKGHSGIPLNEECDTIAKSQAQKFLS
- the pseB gene encoding UDP-N-acetylglucosamine 4,6-dehydratase (inverting), which gives rise to MIDNKNILITGGTGSFGKKFIQTILQKHNPKKIVVYSRDELKQYEMAQTFADKRMRFFIGDVRDGKRLEVALNGIDICIHAAALKHVPIAEYNPMECIKTNIDGASNVINAALKNNVRFIIALSTDKAANPINLYGATKLCSDKQFIAANNIKGAQDCKFSVVRYGNVLGSRGSVIPFFKKLIESGADELPITDEKMSRFFITLDSGVEFVLDSLERMHGGEIFVPKIPSMYIKDLARAIAPNAKLKTIGIRPGEKLHEVMIPKDDSRLCVEFESFYTLMPTINFQTPIDYSLTRDNLRGNLVSEEFEYASNTNNQWLDSTQLQKFLKSL
- a CDS encoding peptidylprolyl isomerase, with the translated sequence MKTAFLFFFLCGAICYAEIIAGVAIRVNSHAITLNEIKSAQKEFKITKEQAIDMLINERLKDDEIQRFKISVDEFKIDDEITRIAQSSGMSKSELISQIAKQGLSYQNYRAEIKKQIQTRELMQKILSSNVSITDENELFAYYTKHKKEFEIPTSVSVMRYSARSDTLLQKAQAAPNKSIDGVEKTQEEIALDALSPQIKQVFVTTPKGEFTPVLNSGDLLISFLILQKNGNTLLSFEQAKAFINSKLLAQKEQDIIKEHFDKMRASAKIVYIRE
- the yihA gene encoding ribosome biogenesis GTP-binding protein YihA/YsxC, encoding MQVLSINPHFLLSAQNITQAPSPLHSEIAFLGRSNVGKSSFLNLLLGANLAKSSSTPGKTQFINFFSTRWEIRESPTNTQATQELVFIDLPGFGYAKVSKSLQEKWQRDLVEFLQRRNSIKLFVFLRDSRHVDLAKDDAVLEFLQGIKRGDQEILNIFTKADKLNKSALNTLKSQGAILSSINPPKKIQHKISSVSMLRFMIFQKVLGKMPPSNQQQEENDV